The Desulfuromonas thiophila genome contains the following window.
TCGATGGCCATGCCACCAGCCTGGGCGGTGCGGTGGTGGATGGCGGCCGGTTCGACTGGCGCTGTGGCCGGTATGCTGAACTGACCGAACCCGATGCCAGCTATCATGGCCTGCGTTACTGTGAAAAGTTTGGTGCCCAGGCCTACATCGTCAAGGCGCGGGTGCAGTTCATGCGTGATCTGGGCATGTGCGCGGCACCGCTCAACAGCTTCCTGTTCAATCACGGGCTGGAAACCCTGCCTTTGCGGATGGAGCGTCACAGCAGCAACGCTCTGGCGGTGGCACGTCACCTGCAGCAGCATCCCCAGGTCAGCTGGGTCAACTATCCAGGGCTGGAAAGCCATCCGACCTACGCGCTGGCGCAGAAATACCTGCCGCGCGGCTGCAGCGGGGTGCTGACCTTTGGCATCAGGGGAGGGGCCGAGGCTGGCCGCCGCTTCATGGAGGCGACCCGTCTGATTGCGCTGGTGGTGCATGTCGGTGATCTGCGCAGCAGTGTGCTGCATCCGGCCAGTACCACCCACCGTCAGCTGACGGAGGAGCAGCAGCGGGCCTCCGGCGTGCTGCCCGATCTGATTCGTCTGTCCGTCGGCATCGAGCATGTCGACGACCTTCTGGCCGACATCGATCAGGCACTGGCTGCCTGTTGAAGCGGCTGGCCGCTGCGCTTTTCGACAGACAGCGGCGCCGGAATGCTCTATAGTACGGCCTTTGTGAAACGGGCGGCGCGACAGCCGCGCGCCGCGCCCTGTGGTGTCTTTATGTGATGCGGGAGACTGGTTGTGTCGCAAGAGCAAGAGCAACAGCAGCCTGACCGGCCGGAGCCGGCCGGCAAGCGCGAATCCGCTGCCCTCAAGGGCATTGCCGCCCTGTTCGAACGTGACGAACTCAAGGATCTGTTTATCAAGTACCTGATCCTGATCGGCGTGATCGAGGGTTTTATTTTCTTTGTCAGTTTTTTAAGTCAGCTCGGGCCGGAGAATGTGCCCTTTCCGTGGAAGTCGTTTTTCTTCGCCGCGTTTATCGTGCCGCTGACCATCACCTTTTTGCTTGGGGTGATCGTG
Protein-coding sequences here:
- a CDS encoding O-acetylhomoserine aminocarboxypropyltransferase/cysteine synthase family protein, encoding MIDPTWKPETLAVQGGYRPKATEPRIVPIVQSTTFKYDSADHVARLFDLDCADHFYSRLSNPTTAAFEQKLAQLEGGVGALATSSGQAAISLAILNICRAGQHLVAASTLYGGTYSLFYTTLPKLGISVSFVDPAASAEEIAAQFRPETRLLFAETIGNPGLNVLDFDKFAAVARQQQVPLVIDNTFATPYLCRPFELGADIVVHSATKYIDGHATSLGGAVVDGGRFDWRCGRYAELTEPDASYHGLRYCEKFGAQAYIVKARVQFMRDLGMCAAPLNSFLFNHGLETLPLRMERHSSNALAVARHLQQHPQVSWVNYPGLESHPTYALAQKYLPRGCSGVLTFGIRGGAEAGRRFMEATRLIALVVHVGDLRSSVLHPASTTHRQLTEEQQRASGVLPDLIRLSVGIEHVDDLLADIDQALAAC